agccctcattacctaTGACTTTGTCAAACTCACAATGTGTTTAAACTCGCTATGGGCACCTGTTTAACTGCGGAATATGTCAATGAATTTAAAGAACTGTCTACTTTGATAGTTTAAAAATGGATACAATATAGTCCGTTCGATACTTCTAAGTTCCTAATTGCACTTTGATGCTTTCAGGCACGACGTGTTGCCGATAGTGATGGGTGCGCGCGCGTCGGAGTACGCGGCGACGGCGCCGCACAACTCGTACGTGCACGTGGAAGAGTTCACCTCCCCCGAAGACCTGGCCAGCTACTTGCAGCGGCTGGACGAAGATGATGCGCTCTACAACTCTTACTTCAAGTGGAAGGTTAGTTAATACTCCCTCGGACAACAGAGTATACCCATTACATCGCTTGACTCTAGTATTCCTAGAGCAAGGTTGGCCACTGGCCAAACCCAGGCGCGCGGGCCACTTTGGCCCGCCAAGGCATTTGTATTTGCCCGCCAACGCGTTGATGAACTAGAGATGTCTCTAATTTCAGACCAAATTATTTTCTAACCAATCACCTACAGCAGCATTATTATTAGATACACGTAATATTTACGCAAATAAACCCCTAATAGAACGATTTTTGCATAGTAACTAAATAAGTTTGTACTAGTAATGGTTTTCTGCTCTTATCTTTTCAGGGCACAGGTGAATTCATAAACACGTTTTTCTTCTGTCGAGTATGCGCTATGCTGCACGCCAGCGAGCGACGGCAACGACAAACACACTATGTGGACGTCCAAGCGTGGTGGCGCGAAAACACTTGCACGAGGAACATGTGGCGAGGCACCTCCACAGAGTACTCTCACGATTCCAGGGACAAGGGATAAATATTTGTTTCTGGAAAAAGGTTTTGCTTGACTTCGAAGTTTGTTTTCTACAAATGAGGAAGAAAACCATCAACATAGGCCTGACAGTCCACAGTCGCGAACGCACTCGCAAGCATTCAGTACAGGAAAGAAGGACATTGTGTGCAGTCAGTTAAAAAGTTGCTCAATAGAGTGAACTTGTTGCATAACCGGAAAAATTATACATGTTCAGGACTGTATACTTATAATGTGCTATAGTACAAAGTGTTAGTCAAACATCCAAAAGTTTTCTGTTACTATGACTAACACTATTGCCGTGCTAATTGTTTGGCAGCGTTTAatcatacattattttatattatcgTGGTTAAATGCACGGATGAAAAGTTAAAGTTTACAATATTCCTAACGAGTCAGAGGAATATCGGCGCAATGAAACTgttgcatttaattaaataagtatgtaggtacttacgatAGTGGGTCAAACCGTGAAATACCTAATGTGGGTAATTTTATGGTTTCAGTGTTTAATGTTGGTTTGGCGTATAGGTTACGTATTAGGAATAAGAACTTTTCCTAACCTTCAAGGAGATAAATTCGCACTCAGTCGTCCGTTATTGGCAATATAATTAATAGTCAacaaatgaatatttaaaactaattacttaGACACTCGCGCCCACCGAGGGGCCATCGTGAAAGTTACCTGATTCCATAGACAATAACAGGTACTATTATTGTAGTAAACACTATATAAATCATTACACTAACTCAGTACACTAACTAATTTGCgaagaatttttaattttgtattattttttacaaatttgtttttcttagaccgatatatttaagtatttgttatAACTTGTCAAAGTATGTTAGTAAGTTTTAgttattcattaatttatatGTTATTGTTATGAGATATGTATGAATTCAAGTCGTGTCTAGTCATATACCTATGGCTACTTTAAACAAAGCACAAAACGCATTACAAGCTCAGCTCAACCTGCACAACGCGTCCtgtaataataggtaattaattaattatttaatgattatttaaCTTCATCATATGAAGTAAACTTTTCTTTAACTTCTCTAAGAAGTTGATATTTTTTGATATGTAAGCATTTATTGCTAGTAATTAAGCATGTTCACACAAATTGTACTTAACATAGGTAACttattgttgtttattacaTGAATCATAGTGTCACTAAGTTTTTAAAGTAGACTTTCTAACAGGTTTGATTTTCAGGAAAATGATCTCAAATTGTCGCTAAATAAAATCAATGGTTCTTTTCTCAAgaatacttaggtactataGAAAATCatcatacctacttaatatgagttttagtttaaaaattaaggGCACAAATGCCGCTGGCGCACGAATTTCAAGGtggtttaagtaggtacttatattaattTTTGCCGTTTGTAATAAATTTGAAAGGACTTGGTGACtttaatttagtaatataaAACTCTAAACGGGTCCGAACGTTACGTAATATAAGGAAAATGTCTTTCTTCATCAATTTGAATCGCCGTTAGTGTTATCTGACTCTAAGTTCGCAGATGTaccatattaaaaataataacaaaataattaataacaataataaaattaaaaattgacgaccggatggccaagtggttagagaacctgactacgaagcttgaggttccgggttcgattcccggccggggcagatatttgtatgaataatacgaatgtttgttctcgggtcttggatgttcattatgtatttaaatatgtatttatctatataagtatgtttatccgttgcctagtatccatagtacaagctttgcttagtttgggactaggtcgattggtgtgaagtgtcccatgatatttatttatttaagtacttcaCTGAATGACTGGGCTTTTGGGAGATTTGCCATCTGCCCAAAAGGTTTCCTTAGAATGCTACCGTAGTTACGTTTAGGTAGATACATATTGATTATGGCGCAATACTATTTAAACGCaaacgttatttatttatcagggtattcatttaacatttattaaaaactaggaTTTAAGTGTAATAATGAACCGTTAAAGTTAATCAATGTTTTCAGTGAGAGTTGAAAAAAATGAgacttatttgtttttaactgCGACATAACGAAGCAGGCAAGGTGccgaaaaatataataaaaataaaaatattcacaaattgttactttaattaaaatttcaaaacatgCGTTTTTGCATCATATATTCTAGTAACGATATGATAGAATGGAATAGATGTGCCTGCCATTTTAAGTGCATAAGCCAAAGATATAATTATGAATGAAGATGACATTAGAAAATGAATGTTGGTTAGCTTAAGCAGCTAAGGTATGCATGTAGTTCATAAGTGCATTGATGTGCCTAGTATGTATTAGCAAAATAAATGCTCTGCATTTACTTACCAACTATTTGTCaaactatttaaatattattatgtacagtgGTGTGTTCAAATGATCTGTACATAATCAAGTTTGTTAATGTTCAGCTAAAGCAGATCCATGAAATTGCATTACAATATGTGTATTCGGGTAATCGGGTCGTAAAAATGAGACTGAAAACTGAAACAATGTATTGTTGTTGTGATCAGTTCTTCAACTATGTACAGTGACTATACTAACAGTTTCTCAAATAAACAGCAACGACATTCATAACAAGGGTTTGGAGTTTTAGTGGCGCGATAAGATGAAAACGAATCATGGAGTCGACATTAACGTTAAAATTGTATTCTTGGTCATATTCATTTAGTGATTTAATCCCGAAAAGCTTTTATCCCCATCATAAATAAAGCTCCTTGGACTCAGGACCTAAGTAATAAAAgattaaaattatgaataaaataataaggggctgtttcaccatccattgattagtgttaagtgacggttaaatgtgatgccgtctctatttgttttgttcgaatagacggagacggcatcgcatttaaccgtcacttaacactaatcaatggatggtgaaacagcccctaagtctattTATTTGGCATGTaactaaattttgaaatttaatgataatgGTTCACTTTAATCTTACCATGCTTCGAAAACTgagaatagggatgttgacaccattaaaaaataattcgaagacacgactccagtaaaaaaacgctttattttagccctgaaaaccagattaattttcgattaactgcaaaattagagtttttgttgctttaaaacagaTAAATAGTTGTTCGAGTTGGcaaacaagtgacgtcataagttgctatttccatttaAACTCTATGGCACTGAGCAAGTAATCACTATACGTTTTTACTATATGGGAGtgttgtgttttgacagctcataaaaagtacgtcagttgattggtggagtcaacatccctattctgCTGATAACAtctcaaaaaaaatacgtagtTCTTATATGTTTGACCTTAAATGGTGTGTACTGATTTTTTGAATATGCTTTATGAGACGTCTTCTGTACATAATGTTGTAATTATACCCATATAAGTAGAAAAAATCTAGTTTTGTCAAAGTAAAACAAGCACCTGTAAGATAGCAAATTGAGATAATGCTTGGCAAATGATGTTTGTCTAAACATGTTCAGTTACCATACCAACAAATTTTatgatacttatatatatttaaaatttaatataaaatcacATTTCATAACTTAATCATTAACTAATTTTGACATCAAACAACAAAGTCATGCATTTGATTTtattcattgaaataaaaaaggacaatttgaaataaaatataggaTGTCCCAAGACGATggcacatttatttatttattttatttatttcaaaggcACACATGGATGGAAGGATGTGTTTATTTCACAAGTGGATCCTTAGGCGGGCCTCAAACAGCTGGCTGTTCCAGCTGTTTAAGGCCCTTATTAGTAACATGTACTTTAAAATTATGAAGCACAGAAAagtcaaattttaaagtacatgTTACTAATAAGGGCGTTAAACAGCTGGACTGGAACTGGAACAGATGTATTAATTTTCCTGAAATTGAcattgacaatgtaaaatttcatggtcttccttttatttaatatgcttTGTTACTTGGAAAAATAATTCTTCCAATTGAGCCTTTCGATTGGTGTCATAACATTACGGGTTTTTTTTACCATAATATttggcgggttcgattcccggttcagacaggcgatcattcaaaaatctttgaatgcagttaaaattgttattaaaaacaaaatgaagtcTCCTTTCAGTAAAATCATCTCtatacaatatttaagatacattccctccatgtggcatcATCTTGGGACATCCTATAGACAATTGTCGCAGCTTGCTAAGCCACAGTAGCTTAGACAAGCTATCACAGTAACTATTATGACTGTGTGTGTATGCCCGTTTTATTATTACTAAGCCTTCAAAATCAAAACCTTAACACCAacatgaaatatattatttacaaaatgttaCCTAGATAATTTAAGGATGCAAAGGGCAAGCCATTTAAGTgactttgattaaaaaaaaaggactaCTGAGTTAAATACTTTATACATTACCTTATATCTAGTGATCACCACATTCAAACAGAATAAATGGATTAAAATCGaatggttttcttttttttaccagTACTACCTACTCAAAAATTTGAATTAATACTTATGCCGACTTGTGATTTTTTTTGAACTTCTCCAATATATTCATATTCCTAATATTTTCAGATATCTGAAACTGAATGTTAGCACACTCCACCACTGATGTTATGGTGCTTTGAAATATTTCTTGAGCCTTGTGCATATTTCGAGGCACCAAAATCCCAAACCACCTCAGAGGATTAATAGTGTCTGCATCATTACTCTCTATAgcattaaattgtttttcttcACTGGCTTTTGTGTGTACCGATGCTGAGAACTCTGGACTGCTTTCAGTCGGCAACCTCGCTGTGCTCACTGCAGTCTGGCCCATGATGTACCTGGAAATTGATATTAAAGTCTAAGTTTtataattcaattattttagcagtacaattaaaatacttagaagTGTTAGTGTAATTGAACACTTAACTAATGTAGAAtaatattgacgaccggatagccaagtggttagagaacctgactaggcAGCTTtcggtcccgggttcaatccccagccagggcagatatttgtatgaataatacaaatgcttgttctcgggtcttggatgttcaatatgtattttagttatgtgtttatctatataagtatttctatacattgcctagtatccatagtatagtcagcatcaaaagtagctatacactttcgtactttgttgTTTTACATACTAAACACCATGAAAGATTTTCCATGTGTCAATGCaacagaataaaaaattgatccgttacttttgatgctgactgtacaagctttgcctagtttgggactaggtcaattggtggcAATAATGtcccataatatattttttttatacctattatGTTTGATGCTGTAATAAATTAACATTCTCtattattcacaaaaaaaccAGCCTCTCTGTACATCAAAGCTGGCTTTGACCAATATTAGCATGGTACATCATACTCGGAGATCAGAACAAGTttacaaatgtttttatttacctgGACTTGGCAAGGTGTATGCTTCCTTCGTGAATTTTAGACTCTATAATTATTTCATTGTTGATTTTCTCTTCCATCAGATGTAGCTGGATCAAAGCCACTTTGTCCAAAAGTTCAGATACCTCATCCAAACTAGGAGTGTTCTTGTCCTCTGAAATTAACAGAAACAGAAATACATATAGTGCTACTCAAATACTTAAGTTTTCCTTTGGTAGGCTGTAGGTATTCAAAAGAAAGTAGAAGAAAGTTGGATCAGTCAATGGGTTTcatgaggggggggggggcatgaCGGATCCAAAGAAAATTGGATTCTAATTAGGAAATTCTTAGGTACACATTACATTGACCTAGTATGTGTAATACATTTTGAATGTGGTCACATTGCTTTCCTTATTTGTCTTATTTTGTGTGTTGGCACTACCGTATAGTGTAATGGCAATACAAATGAACAAACGAGGGAAAAAAACAGAGCTGGTGCCGGAGTATAAAGAGGTTAGTTCCTTCCTGAAACTCGGCTGATACCTCAGGTGAGTGTTTGCTATGTACTGTTAATTGCCATGATCATGGATTGTGTAAGGATGTCTGCAATTTAATGCAGGGTACATTCCGTACATGGGTCCAGTAAGCGCTAGAGTTCAATGTACACTTGATAATGTCATAGACAGCGGAGAGCAAAAACTAGACATGGAGCAAGTATCTCTTGCCCAGCATTAATGATCGTAAAGATGATGGAGCAACCAAGTCAGGACTATGGGGATGGTGGAGGTCAGGGGGCCAAACCCCCACGTCCAGCAGGTGCCAGGCCAAATCATGGGCAAACTAAAGATCACTGGTAGGCTATCTCTCTACCTAAGCATTGACGCACCCGGGCATAGCGCAGTGTCTAGACCAGAGTATTTTAAGTTGACCGTAAGCTAAGCATGCCACCTTAGGCCTAGTTTGTGCTAGTTAGGAATCACTGTTATCACATATCTTGTGAAGCCAAAATAAGAACTTGTCCTTACACACTTCAGCAATATTTGTGGCCTTATTATTGCTGTGTACCATTAGCACCCCAGGTATATATGTATGACATTTATGGAAGCATAGAAGGGCCACACACGGCAGACCAACGGTTAagctaaaataattaattaaccaaCACGACATCATCATGTTTATGTAGTGAAAAAtccatcaaaaaaaaatattcacaacgTTACTATATGTAAACAGATCCACATAATTTTGATAATGATGGTTTATGGATTTTGCTTACCTATTGGTACCATGTTTACGCAAATAGAGAGTCAAGATACTTTTCAAGTACAAGTAAGACACCACTATATTTAGGCATACAATACTCTTTTAACAGGCAGATGAACTGCTGAAAGCTGAAACCACGAAACTGAAAcgtagttattaattattagcgTAGCGTAACTTAGTTAATAACTAGCTACTATTCTTGTAATCTGAGTGACGAATACGAATGTCAAGTGAATTGACATTGACATAATTTCTTTTCACGAAAAGACAAAGGAGAAGAAATGGAAAAATAATCCTGTATGTAAAAAATCCTCGGACTTGAAACTATGAAAAATCAACCAACAAAAACATGTTGTAAGCAACGTGCAAAGTCTCGATACAATATTTCGTGGGATGGGAACCATTCGCTgtactgagggcctactccatAGTTCTAAAATCGATacagttcatatcgtaccgtccctctcgctctcgtattaagtagtataagtgtcagagggaccgaacgacacgaacttcaagcttcgaacttcgtagtagccttgctgctGTATCGTACCGACTGACAacacatgaaatttggtatggaagtCGTTTGAGACGTTTGAGTAGACGTGGTCTGGGCGGTCCAGCAAAACCAAAGAGTATTAGATTAGTACCTATAGGCAAAACTTTCCTCTGATAGACAGAGCCTAAATTAATTAAGTTGAATTAAGCtgtaatttaagtaattaaaaactaaattaattactCTAACACTCTAACCTGAGAAAGctgtcaaaataaaatgatttttagaaTTGACAACATAGTTGACAACACAAAATACCATACCGGCGGCAGGGGCACAGTCTGTGGCAGTGGCACACACACGtcgccattttgttttgtagGAAATTGGTAGGAAATCGAGCGAGTATTGTCCGCGTCTATAGATTTTGTGGAATAACTATTTAACTTGTACTAAAATAAACAGGATTTCTCGTCTATTATTAGAAGCAATCTTAAAATAACATGTCTGACCGAAAGCGTGTACTAGAAGACTTGAGAGTGATAGACTTGCGTGCTGAGTTGGAGAAGCGTAACCTAGATAAAAGTGGCGTTCGTGGTGTGCTCATCCAACGCTTATCAAAGGTAGctgaatcgattacactatgtttaatatttatttttaaattacactaTGAAACCTATAGCGCTCTTGAATAAACTGAAAATATCATATTGAGCCAAACCTTTACCGTTGTGCGTTTGTTTTAGCATTTGAAGGAAGAAGGACATGACCCAGAGACTTTCAAGTTTGACTTGAGTACTCCGGAAGGTAAGACTCCAACAAAGAGAACTCGTCGCGCTGAGAGTATTGTTGAGCAAGAGGCAGAGGAGACACCGACCATGGAAGACATGATCGTGCAAGACGATGCCGGAGAGGAGGACGAGACTGAGTCTCAAccaaaagaagaagaaaacgCCACTGAAGAAACTAAACAAGAGGAAAAAATGGATGTTGAAGACACagaaaaaaattctagaaaacgggAAATGAATGATGATTCTGACGCGAGTCCACCTAAAAAGCTATGCCAAGACAAAGATGATGAAGAAGATCAGAAAGCTGAAAATAACTTGGAAGAGGACAGCATTAACTTGGACCTTGGGGAAGATGAACTGCTCAATGAAGAGGTACGATTCTATTTCTTTAGGGTTACTGTCACATTGCCTCCGATTGCTCCTAAGCTGACTAATGGGTTTCTGATGGAGGTAGACTAAAGTTTAAGTATTAACATCCAATAGTTCTAGTCAAGTAGTTCTAGTCATTCAAAGGTGTTGTTTGTTggtattatttgaaatatatgtttgttttgttttgttgataaatatatGTTTATCATGTCatattgttctttttttaacaGTCTTAGTAATCTAACAAACTATATTTGATTCAAAATGTATGAGTAATAATGTAGTCCATGTCACCAAAaacacataatttatttattttgactgtTAATTTGTTGGAGGAGTGCCAAGCACTTGCTGCTAATCCTTAATACAATGTTACTTGTTTGTTTCAGACCGATACAACttctaaacaaaataaaaaaggtaagACTTTACTTAACTCCCACCTCTGTTACTACTCACTACTTAGTCTTGTATTCACTTTTGATATTCAGTGATTGTTAGTTATTTGTGTATAAACGTATATCTATTATACTGGACATTGCAATTTAAGgagaataaattaaatgttgtAAAGAAACGGAGTGATGCTGCTACTAGATTGGAGACTGGTCACCAGGAGAAAAACTCAGACTGTAAAAATTGGAGGCACCACAGTAAAGAACTTGCTACTGCAATCAACACCAGAATAAAGCGAGCAATGTAATAGGAAGAAAACTTGTTGCTGTTCCTTGGACAGTTGTCTACAGATGTTCTACAGTCCTACAGGCTGAACTTCTAATTATTACTGTCATGGTTCTTCTATGTTAATTCACAACCAAGACATTGTCACTTGCTCTTCCAGTGTTCAAAAAATTATGTTCAACATAGCGGTCCAATGCCACTATGGTATTCTCCAACCCTAGGGACAGTGGTGCTAATATCGAATCAAGTTTTCAGGTCAGAAAGATATTACATTTTCCAATTTGAAGAAATGTGAAGAGAATCATCTTGGTAGCTTTGACCTGAGCGAAGATGGAAGGTCTGCAGGGCGGGTTGCTCGCAACGAGCGACCTGCACTGCCCCCGGCCGCTACTGACGCGTGTACTGACATAGATGACGGCGTCCCCGAGCCTGCGGCGGAGCCCGGCGCCacccccgcgccgcccgccgcggcCGCCGACGCCGTCGCCGAAGATCAACAAGTAAACTCCGAAGCCGCCGCCACTAGGTTGGTGAATGCCGAACGGCCGTCGCGACGCCGCCCCGCGCAACTATATTCTCCGATTCGAACAATTGATACTATACTTACGTTATCACTACAAAGTTTTGCACCAACCACGTGATGGCGCCATCGACTGCATCGGTACGGTTGTACGCTCACTGGAACAACGAAGCCACCTCTTGAAGAATGACGACGGCACAGAATACTTCAGTTCTACAACATCGAGACTTCAGTCAAATCTCCGTGCGACGGTGTGTGCGAGGCTGGAGCGCCAACGTCGAGAGTCAAGCTCTGCACAGCGCCTGCACTTCGCGTCGGTCGTCGGAAGGAGAGATGGTGCAAAACTTTGTAGTTGATTGGGTGTGAAAAATTTCTTACGCTTTTACCTGAGAAAAGAATGCACCTATCACTATTACGAACTGTGTTAAGCTTATAAATGTTCCATCACATGACTGTACTAATcgattctttatatttttcagcAATGAAACTGAAAAGTTGGAAAAGGACCAAAAAGGTAATTTGTGAAGTCTAAAATCTTTCAAAAATAGTACTCTGAAAATTGAAGTGTAGGTACAACTAATTGTGTTTTTAACAGATGACAAGGACAAAGAAGGTGATAGTGAAAAGAAGGATAAAAAGGACGATGGAAAGGAGGGCGGCGCCCGTAACTTATGGGTCAGCGGCCTTTCTGGAGACACCCGCGCTAAAGACTTAAAGCAGCTCTGCAGTAAACATGGCAAGGTACTTATCATGCGTACAATCTTACTGATACTACTTCCTATTCcctattaatctgtcatctcccaggataacaggatcaaaggaatttgggcacaaatttgtgcctctgggagaggacaggttaatactatatcctcctaacgcccagagtcctttataaaggacttattgtaattttaaatc
The Choristoneura fumiferana unplaced genomic scaffold, NRCan_CFum_1 Sck3bRy_348;HRSCAF=598_pilon, whole genome shotgun sequence DNA segment above includes these coding regions:
- the LOC141445098 gene encoding coiled-coil domain-containing protein 115-like produces the protein MVPIEDKNTPSLDEVSELLDKVALIQLHLMEEKINNEIIIESKIHEGSIHLAKSRYIMGQTAVSTARLPTESSPEFSASVHTKASEEKQFNAIESNDADTINPLRWFGILVPRNMHKAQEIFQSTITSVVECANIQFQISENIRNMNILEKFKKNHKSA